The Achromobacter pestifer genome includes a region encoding these proteins:
- a CDS encoding ABC transporter substrate-binding protein yields the protein MRTLLSPRSLISRLMLGAALCAVSLASLAASDVVRIGVATAGGGDPITWGGSPGGVARANNWLEEAFQGTGTQVQWLFFKGAGPAVNEALSNKQIDFAYQGDLPSVVGRSNGLKTRILLGSGVRNNLYVSTPKDSTLQSLDDLKDRKVSIFRGTNGHLVAINVLASRKLTERDIKGVNLDTGSAQAALVSNGVDAAFGGYEYFKLRDQGLARIIYSTKGQDPSYTRQASLLVREDFEKENPEAVQRVVDVFVRAAQWSSDEQNRDALFKIWARSGTPYASWQAEFDGEVLAVRNSPLLDEFLAARYQAVADDALKLKLIRRPVSVDGWFEPRYLNAALQKANLAARWTAFNAQGQPASAERQASAAAR from the coding sequence ATGCGCACCCTGCTCTCTCCCCGCAGCCTGATTTCACGCCTGATGCTGGGCGCTGCCTTGTGCGCCGTCAGCCTCGCCTCCCTGGCCGCGTCCGACGTGGTGCGCATCGGCGTGGCGACCGCCGGCGGCGGCGATCCCATCACCTGGGGCGGCTCGCCGGGCGGCGTGGCGCGCGCCAACAACTGGCTGGAGGAAGCCTTCCAGGGCACCGGCACCCAGGTGCAGTGGCTGTTCTTCAAGGGCGCGGGCCCCGCGGTCAACGAAGCGCTCTCGAACAAGCAGATCGATTTCGCCTATCAGGGCGACCTGCCGTCGGTGGTGGGCCGCTCCAACGGGTTGAAGACCCGCATCCTGCTGGGCAGCGGCGTGCGCAACAACCTGTACGTCTCCACGCCCAAGGACTCCACACTGCAATCGCTGGACGACCTGAAGGACCGCAAGGTGTCGATCTTTCGCGGCACCAACGGCCACCTGGTCGCCATCAACGTGCTGGCCTCGCGCAAGCTGACCGAACGCGACATCAAGGGTGTCAACCTGGACACCGGCAGCGCGCAGGCGGCGCTGGTCTCCAACGGCGTGGATGCGGCTTTCGGCGGCTACGAGTACTTCAAGCTGCGCGACCAGGGCCTGGCGCGCATCATCTACTCGACCAAGGGTCAGGATCCCTCGTACACGCGCCAGGCTTCCCTGCTGGTGCGCGAGGATTTCGAGAAGGAGAACCCCGAAGCCGTGCAGCGCGTGGTCGACGTGTTCGTGCGCGCCGCGCAATGGTCCTCCGACGAACAGAACCGCGATGCGCTCTTCAAGATCTGGGCGCGCAGCGGCACACCTTACGCGTCCTGGCAGGCGGAGTTCGACGGCGAAGTGCTGGCCGTGCGCAATTCGCCGCTGCTGGACGAGTTCCTCGCCGCGCGCTACCAGGCCGTGGCGGACGATGCGCTGAAACTGAAGCTGATCCGCCGCCCCGTGAGCGTGGACGGCTGGTTCGAGCCGCGCTATCTCAACGCCGCGTTGCAGAAGGCCAATCTTGCCGCCCGCTGGACCGCGTTCAACGCGCAAGGCCAGCCGGCATCCGCCGAGCGCCAAGCCAGCGCCGCCGCGCGCTAA
- a CDS encoding amidohydrolase family protein produces the protein MNDRLHRTQASRSAAIKAKLDYPVIDTDVHVNDYAPVLEDYIQHYGGSKLVDVLRKTQGSRFATKSQGKDWYQQTPEERQRNRTLRSPWWARVTRNTLDLATVTLPELLYERLEEQGSDYSILFPNDVLAPLGAGDEYRQPLHRAINHFHADQYRKYSDRLTPVAGIPLNTPQEAIEELEFAVKTLGLKVANIPGGVRRPIKAIADKYPPAEFPEIARHASYVDFFGLDSEYDYDPFWAKAVELGVPLATHYGSQGWTGRHSISNYMFNHIGHFADGSQAFAKALFFGGVTRRFPNLRVALLEGGADWGAHVYAHLVDRWEKRNRNAVQQYNPANADVELLADLFERYGAELLKGREINKDTLLRDSLGLSALHHSREPVGDELDDFAAAGIDSVEDIRKRWVDSFYFGSEADDRTIGAAFNDRANPLNTKLNAIWSSDVGHWDVPDLTEPLAESWDLVEDGVISAADFKALVFDNPYRFYTQAHPDFFKGTRIEQKLQTRAEKRAA, from the coding sequence ATGAACGACCGGCTGCACCGTACCCAGGCTTCCCGCTCCGCCGCGATCAAGGCGAAGCTGGACTATCCAGTGATCGACACCGACGTACACGTCAACGACTACGCGCCCGTGCTGGAGGACTACATCCAGCACTATGGCGGCTCCAAGCTGGTGGACGTGCTGCGCAAGACGCAAGGCTCGCGCTTCGCCACCAAGTCCCAGGGCAAGGACTGGTACCAGCAGACGCCGGAAGAACGGCAGCGCAACCGCACGCTGCGCTCGCCCTGGTGGGCGCGCGTCACGCGCAATACCCTGGACCTGGCGACGGTCACGCTGCCGGAGCTGCTGTACGAGCGCCTGGAGGAACAGGGCTCGGACTACTCCATCCTGTTTCCCAACGACGTGCTGGCGCCGCTGGGCGCGGGCGACGAGTACCGCCAGCCGCTGCACCGCGCCATCAACCACTTCCATGCGGACCAGTACCGCAAGTACAGCGACCGCCTGACGCCCGTGGCGGGCATTCCATTGAACACGCCGCAGGAAGCCATCGAGGAACTCGAGTTCGCGGTCAAGACGCTGGGATTGAAGGTGGCCAACATTCCGGGCGGCGTGCGCCGGCCGATCAAGGCCATCGCCGACAAGTACCCGCCCGCGGAATTCCCGGAGATCGCGCGCCATGCTTCCTACGTGGACTTCTTCGGCCTGGACAGCGAGTACGACTACGACCCGTTCTGGGCCAAGGCGGTGGAGTTGGGCGTGCCGCTGGCCACCCATTACGGCAGCCAGGGCTGGACCGGCCGCCATTCCATCAGCAATTACATGTTCAACCATATCGGCCACTTCGCCGACGGTTCCCAGGCCTTCGCCAAGGCGCTGTTCTTCGGCGGCGTGACGCGGCGCTTTCCGAACCTGCGCGTGGCCCTGCTGGAAGGCGGCGCGGACTGGGGCGCGCACGTGTACGCGCACCTGGTGGACCGCTGGGAAAAGCGCAACCGCAATGCCGTGCAGCAGTACAACCCGGCCAACGCGGACGTGGAGCTGCTGGCGGACCTGTTCGAACGCTACGGCGCCGAACTGCTCAAGGGGCGCGAGATCAACAAGGACACCTTGCTGCGCGACAGCCTGGGCCTGTCGGCGCTGCACCACAGCCGCGAACCCGTGGGCGATGAACTCGACGACTTTGCCGCGGCCGGCATCGACAGCGTGGAGGACATCCGCAAGCGCTGGGTCGACAGCTTCTACTTCGGCTCGGAAGCCGACGACCGCACCATAGGCGCGGCCTTCAACGACCGCGCCAATCCGCTGAACACCAAACTCAACGCGATCTGGTCATCCGACGTCGGCCACTGGGACGTGCCCGACCTGACCGAGCCCCTGGCCGAAAGCTGGGACCTGGTGGAAGACGGCGTGATCTCCGCGGCGGATTTCAAGGCGCTGGTATTCGACAACCCCTACCGCTTCTATACCCAGGCGCATCCCGATTTCTTCAAGGGCACGCGCATCGAGCAAAAGCTGCAGACGCGCGCCGAGAAGCGCGCGGCCTGA
- a CDS encoding DUF2272 domain-containing protein: protein MKGFVNVEAVNLRATPSTAQNAPIGSLTLGQEIVDLGGAPAGWHHVQTKMAGLDVKGYSVDGLADSKFKWAKTKQPTLRPPATRAREALVAAAVEQWLRFDKGRGKENEEPYSGYIHEMWKALGKDLTGKDTRYPWSAVAISLMVSNAAKIIPEFKAFKRSIGHAAYMWDAIKKRASRDMSAPFWGVPITEEKPEVGDIIGSWRETPFTFDQYLEASKNPEAPSHSDIIVAVGTEVALAIGGNVSQSVFVTGYQLTAGGNIAKNQRFRKGKLVGEAIVLMKNRIA from the coding sequence ATGAAGGGTTTCGTCAATGTCGAGGCAGTCAATTTGCGGGCCACTCCCAGCACGGCGCAGAACGCGCCAATCGGCAGCCTGACGCTAGGCCAGGAAATTGTCGACCTGGGGGGCGCGCCCGCGGGGTGGCACCATGTCCAAACGAAAATGGCTGGCTTGGACGTCAAAGGCTACTCGGTTGATGGCCTGGCGGACTCGAAGTTCAAGTGGGCCAAGACTAAACAGCCGACGCTGCGGCCACCCGCCACGCGAGCTCGCGAAGCACTTGTAGCGGCCGCGGTGGAACAGTGGCTTCGATTCGACAAAGGGCGAGGAAAGGAGAACGAGGAACCCTATAGCGGCTATATCCACGAAATGTGGAAGGCGCTGGGTAAGGATCTGACCGGAAAGGACACCCGCTATCCCTGGTCCGCCGTCGCTATATCTCTCATGGTAAGCAATGCGGCGAAGATCATCCCGGAATTCAAGGCGTTCAAGCGGTCCATCGGTCACGCGGCCTATATGTGGGATGCCATCAAGAAGCGGGCGAGCCGGGACATGTCCGCGCCGTTCTGGGGCGTTCCCATCACGGAAGAAAAACCGGAGGTCGGCGACATCATCGGTAGTTGGCGGGAAACTCCCTTCACGTTCGACCAATATCTCGAAGCGTCAAAAAACCCGGAAGCCCCCAGCCATTCCGACATCATCGTGGCGGTAGGCACCGAGGTCGCGTTGGCCATAGGCGGCAATGTCAGCCAATCGGTCTTCGTTACCGGCTATCAGCTGACGGCCGGCGGCAATATCGCGAAGAACCAACGATTCCGTAAGGGAAAGTTGGTCGGAGAAGCAATTGTCCTGATGAAAAACCGAATCGCTTGA
- a CDS encoding benzoate/H(+) symporter BenE family transporter, which yields MAEQNTIPAASSSFPADELTNAFVAFLFSASAPVAIILSAGVKGGLSQATLASWIFAAFVLNGILTIVMSAIYRQPLAFLWTIPGAVLVASALQHLPFAEVIGAYLLTAALMLVLGLTGWVGAIMNRIPMPIVMGMVAGVFLSFALDWIKSFAADPWLAGIMTATFFLVSFFPAVQKRFSPIIGALIAGVGTLVFMGRTPALEHVTLATSVASPQFYAPVFSWAAAFELVLPLAVTVIAVQNAQGIAVLRNSLHRPPVNAITNACGVFSALTACLGCVSTCLAGPSNAIIASGANASRHWIAAIFLGVMVIVFGLFSPLVTQALLATPAAFVATLAGLALLRILQSSFHTAFRQHFTLGALVAFLVTLGGLPLLGIGAPFWGVVFGVATSFILERGDFSKPPGG from the coding sequence ATGGCTGAGCAAAACACGATTCCAGCCGCCTCGTCCTCGTTCCCGGCGGACGAACTGACCAACGCATTTGTGGCGTTCCTGTTTTCCGCCTCCGCGCCGGTCGCCATCATCCTGAGCGCCGGCGTGAAGGGAGGCCTCAGCCAGGCCACCCTGGCTTCGTGGATCTTTGCCGCATTCGTGCTCAATGGCATCCTCACCATCGTGATGTCCGCCATCTACCGGCAGCCGCTCGCTTTCCTATGGACCATACCCGGCGCCGTGCTCGTCGCGAGCGCCCTGCAGCATCTGCCCTTTGCCGAGGTCATCGGCGCCTATCTGCTGACCGCCGCGCTGATGCTGGTGCTGGGGCTGACGGGATGGGTCGGCGCCATCATGAACCGCATCCCCATGCCTATCGTCATGGGCATGGTCGCCGGCGTCTTTCTCAGCTTCGCACTGGACTGGATCAAGTCGTTCGCCGCCGATCCTTGGCTCGCGGGCATCATGACAGCCACCTTCTTCCTGGTCTCGTTCTTTCCCGCAGTGCAAAAGCGTTTCTCGCCCATCATCGGCGCGCTGATCGCCGGGGTAGGCACACTGGTGTTCATGGGCAGGACGCCGGCCCTGGAACATGTCACGCTTGCGACCTCGGTGGCCAGCCCGCAGTTCTACGCGCCGGTATTCTCCTGGGCCGCCGCGTTCGAGCTGGTGCTGCCGCTTGCCGTTACCGTGATCGCCGTGCAGAACGCGCAGGGGATCGCCGTGTTGCGCAATTCGCTGCACCGGCCGCCGGTCAACGCCATCACCAATGCCTGCGGCGTGTTCTCGGCGCTGACCGCATGCCTGGGCTGCGTCTCCACCTGCCTGGCCGGCCCATCGAACGCCATCATCGCTTCCGGCGCCAACGCGTCGCGGCACTGGATCGCCGCGATCTTCCTGGGCGTGATGGTGATCGTGTTCGGACTGTTCTCGCCGCTGGTCACGCAGGCGCTGCTGGCCACGCCCGCGGCCTTCGTCGCGACGCTGGCGGGTCTGGCGCTCTTGCGCATCCTGCAAAGCTCCTTCCATACCGCGTTCCGCCAGCACTTCACGCTGGGCGCCCTGGTCGCCTTCCTGGTGACGCTGGGCGGCCTGCCGCTGCTGGGTATTGGCGCGCCGTTCTGGGGCGTGGTGTTCGGCGTGGCGACCAGCTTCATCCTGGAGCGCGGGGACTTTTCGAAGCCGCCGGGTGGTTGA
- a CDS encoding B3/B4 domain-containing protein produces the protein MTSRSAISFKTRPDPIAHSVARTHRATDMPLPFRYAHDLRTRFSQLRSAALLVDHIDATANADPAISRLMAIADQRLAGASEAEFPEIQAWRRAFAAMGLKPTQYRCASEALLRRYRKEGALPALHPLIDLCNAASLAHAIPIAVFDADQIAGSLAVRFARGDETYETFAGQTEHPEPGEVIFADDSGRAHARRWTNRQSGWSAIRPASTRALIVAEALHETAEQDISCIVSELGEALRTIWPNCTLRKVDPQ, from the coding sequence ATGACGAGCCGGTCCGCAATTTCATTCAAGACGCGCCCCGATCCCATCGCACATAGTGTTGCGCGAACCCACCGAGCCACAGACATGCCTCTCCCCTTCCGCTACGCCCACGACCTGCGCACCCGCTTTTCTCAGCTTCGATCCGCTGCCTTGCTGGTTGACCATATCGATGCAACGGCCAACGCCGATCCCGCGATTTCCAGGCTCATGGCCATTGCCGACCAGCGCCTGGCGGGCGCCAGCGAAGCCGAATTTCCCGAGATACAAGCCTGGCGGCGCGCCTTTGCCGCGATGGGCCTCAAGCCGACCCAGTACCGTTGCGCATCCGAAGCGCTGCTGCGGCGCTACCGCAAGGAAGGGGCGTTGCCTGCGCTGCACCCGCTGATCGACCTGTGCAACGCCGCTTCGCTGGCGCACGCCATACCCATTGCCGTCTTCGATGCGGACCAGATCGCCGGCTCCCTGGCCGTACGGTTCGCACGCGGCGATGAAACCTACGAAACCTTCGCAGGCCAAACCGAGCACCCGGAACCCGGCGAAGTCATATTCGCCGATGATTCCGGCCGCGCCCATGCGCGCCGCTGGACCAATCGGCAGAGCGGCTGGTCCGCGATCCGCCCTGCCTCGACGCGTGCGCTGATCGTCGCGGAAGCCCTGCACGAAACCGCAGAACAGGATATTTCCTGTATTGTTTCGGAGCTCGGCGAGGCGCTGAGAACGATATGGCCCAACTGCACGCTACGCAAAGTGGATCCGCAATGA
- a CDS encoding MFS transporter, giving the protein MTSTILKTSVPADRHQAKNQWFPVALLAFGVFVVGTGEFVLAGLLPLLSVSLSVSPAVAGQVITIFALTCAVAGPVLTTSTAGWDRRIVLVLAAMIYLAGSVWTALAPSYAQVLGGQIVAALGVGWFVPNATVTAAAMVSPAHRGRAIALVVSGFTAATALGAPLGTALGGMFGWRSTMWLATALAALGAAGVFVFIPKRTTIAAAAGLREQLRLLLEPRIVAVLGVTLLAFTAVYMPYTYMGIIFERATQGSSIYLAGLMTTLGVVGTFGNLGAGMLADRIGGPRVVAVALLWLIASLLALRLTTGHLPYAFAMISIYGIAAFAITTPQQHRLIALKPEAAGVLVSLNQAILYLAIALSGSIGGLGIEWVGAENLGFVAAALAAAALVMSLSTKSRAALAVDGG; this is encoded by the coding sequence ATGACCAGCACCATCCTGAAAACATCAGTCCCGGCGGATCGGCATCAGGCCAAGAACCAATGGTTTCCCGTTGCGCTGCTTGCCTTCGGCGTGTTTGTCGTCGGAACCGGGGAGTTCGTGCTGGCTGGCTTGCTGCCGCTGCTGAGCGTCTCCCTGAGCGTTTCACCGGCCGTCGCTGGACAGGTGATCACGATCTTCGCGCTGACCTGCGCCGTCGCCGGTCCGGTCCTGACGACCTCCACCGCGGGGTGGGACCGCAGAATCGTGCTGGTTCTTGCCGCGATGATCTATCTTGCAGGCAGTGTCTGGACCGCGCTCGCGCCATCCTACGCCCAGGTCCTGGGTGGCCAGATCGTGGCGGCGCTTGGCGTGGGATGGTTCGTGCCGAACGCCACGGTCACGGCCGCCGCCATGGTCTCGCCAGCGCACCGGGGGCGCGCAATCGCCTTGGTCGTCAGCGGCTTCACCGCGGCGACCGCGCTGGGCGCGCCCCTGGGCACGGCGCTGGGCGGGATGTTCGGCTGGCGTTCGACCATGTGGCTGGCAACCGCTCTGGCGGCGCTGGGCGCGGCCGGGGTCTTCGTCTTTATCCCGAAGAGGACCACGATCGCCGCAGCAGCAGGATTACGCGAGCAATTGCGTCTCCTGCTTGAGCCTCGCATTGTCGCGGTCCTGGGCGTGACCCTGCTGGCGTTCACCGCCGTGTACATGCCGTACACCTATATGGGCATCATCTTCGAGCGGGCCACGCAGGGCAGCAGCATTTACCTCGCGGGGCTCATGACGACGCTGGGCGTGGTCGGCACGTTCGGCAATCTGGGCGCCGGCATGCTTGCCGACCGGATCGGCGGCCCCAGGGTCGTGGCGGTCGCCTTGCTTTGGCTGATCGCCAGCTTGCTGGCGCTGCGGCTGACGACCGGCCATCTGCCTTATGCCTTCGCAATGATCTCGATATACGGAATTGCCGCCTTCGCGATCACGACGCCGCAACAGCACCGGCTGATCGCGCTCAAGCCTGAAGCGGCCGGGGTGCTGGTTTCACTCAATCAGGCCATCCTGTACCTGGCCATCGCGCTGTCCGGTTCGATCGGCGGCCTTGGAATCGAGTGGGTGGGGGCGGAGAATCTGGGCTTCGTGGCAGCGGCGCTGGCCGCCGCGGCACTGGTAATGTCGCTGTCGACAAAATCGAGAGCGGCGCTAGCCGTTGATGGCGGCTAG
- a CDS encoding TonB-dependent siderophore receptor, which produces MACLLGGLPDRALAQEPAVVRIEITATALNDALLQLGQQADMQIYFQPDLVQGLKAPSFAGSFTAQQALARLLQGSGIEAHWSGQNVTLQRSGAGSPSQLAPVTVFGNEYPLVTEGSEAYTMERVSMGKGQAVKDIPQTVTVVTRAQIDDQNLSNLTEVLDKTTGITVNKSGTLSGISHGNDSVFSSRGFTVSNIQLDGGASMDTAMSGFGSISQLDMAQFDHVEFLRGVDGLFSSTGEPGGTINLVRKRPMPEFQGNFSTTAGSWDYYRADGDVTGPLGMDGKLRGRIGLGQEDRKYFYDVANTRKTVIYGSVEADLTSRTLLTLGGSYQRSNGVLNVGGLPRYSNGRDLGLPRHTALTTDWSRSREDTKQLFAKLEHRINDDWSVSADALYLDVSRDSSIVYTYGAVDPADGTGPRWYSYPANSSMQRIALNLNLKGSFDALGRRHDLIVGADYSKADSDGVQRYSLMSGTEADVFNVNRPQQAGTTPGKDDHRKSSREALYGSLRIGLTDAAKLIVGGRYSFYEFSTHNTQWNPDGSVARTQNLGTRRENGVFTPYVGATYALTPNWNAYASYAETYNPQDTLLGGPLPGSPIDPVESKNYEIGVKGELIPDRVNASLALYRIQRTGEGVEDPRYEMEYGIATCCYVNQGKIVSQGVDLEISGELAPGWQLTAGYTYNSNADRDGDTGRYSSITPRHLFKLWSSYRLPGQLNKWRIGGGVTAQSANYVSGTASTYNPDSGKWDGNDVPFKFSQAGYALWSGRIEYQIDPRWSLALNANNLFDKRYYQTVGSSGFGNFYGEPRNFALTLRGRF; this is translated from the coding sequence TTGGCTTGCTTGCTCGGCGGGCTGCCCGACCGGGCGCTGGCGCAGGAACCTGCGGTGGTCCGCATCGAGATCACCGCAACCGCGCTCAACGACGCGCTGCTGCAACTGGGTCAGCAGGCGGACATGCAGATCTATTTCCAGCCTGATCTGGTCCAAGGCCTGAAAGCGCCTTCCTTCGCGGGCTCCTTCACCGCGCAACAGGCCCTGGCGCGCCTGCTGCAAGGCAGCGGCATCGAAGCGCACTGGTCGGGCCAGAACGTCACGCTCCAGCGCTCCGGCGCTGGCAGCCCGTCGCAATTGGCGCCGGTCACCGTGTTCGGCAACGAGTATCCGCTGGTCACGGAAGGCAGCGAAGCCTACACGATGGAACGGGTATCCATGGGCAAGGGCCAGGCGGTCAAGGACATTCCGCAAACCGTCACAGTGGTGACGCGCGCGCAGATCGACGACCAGAACCTCAGCAACCTCACCGAGGTACTGGACAAGACGACGGGCATTACGGTCAACAAGAGCGGCACCCTGTCGGGCATCTCGCATGGCAACGACAGCGTATTCTCGTCGCGCGGCTTCACCGTCTCGAACATCCAGCTCGATGGCGGCGCGTCCATGGACACCGCCATGAGCGGCTTCGGCTCCATCAGCCAGCTCGACATGGCGCAGTTCGACCACGTCGAGTTCCTGCGCGGCGTCGACGGCCTATTCTCCAGCACGGGCGAACCCGGCGGCACCATCAACCTGGTGCGCAAGCGGCCGATGCCGGAGTTCCAGGGCAATTTCTCGACCACCGCCGGCAGCTGGGACTACTACCGGGCCGACGGCGATGTCACCGGCCCGCTGGGCATGGACGGCAAACTGCGCGGCCGCATCGGCCTTGGCCAGGAAGACCGCAAGTACTTCTACGACGTCGCCAACACCAGGAAGACCGTCATCTACGGCTCCGTGGAAGCCGATCTCACGTCCCGCACCCTGCTGACGCTGGGAGGCAGCTATCAGCGTTCCAATGGCGTCTTGAACGTCGGCGGCCTGCCCCGCTACAGCAACGGCCGGGATCTCGGCCTGCCCCGCCATACCGCGCTCACGACCGATTGGAGCCGCAGCCGCGAAGACACCAAGCAGTTGTTCGCCAAACTGGAACACAGGATCAATGACGACTGGAGCGTATCGGCCGACGCGCTCTATCTCGACGTCTCCCGCGACTCCAGCATTGTCTATACCTACGGCGCCGTCGATCCCGCCGATGGCACAGGCCCGCGCTGGTACAGCTACCCCGCCAACAGCAGCATGCAGCGCATCGCCTTGAACCTGAACCTGAAAGGCAGCTTCGACGCGCTCGGCCGGCGGCATGATCTGATCGTGGGCGCCGACTACAGCAAAGCCGATTCCGACGGCGTCCAGCGCTACAGCCTGATGTCGGGCACCGAAGCGGATGTGTTCAACGTCAACCGGCCGCAGCAAGCCGGCACCACGCCCGGCAAGGACGATCACCGCAAGTCCAGCCGCGAGGCCTTGTATGGGTCGTTGCGCATAGGCCTGACCGATGCCGCCAAGCTGATCGTCGGCGGGCGCTATTCCTTCTACGAGTTCTCGACCCACAACACGCAGTGGAATCCCGACGGTTCCGTCGCCCGCACCCAGAACCTGGGAACCCGGCGCGAGAACGGCGTTTTCACGCCGTACGTAGGCGCCACCTACGCGCTCACGCCGAACTGGAACGCCTATGCGAGCTATGCCGAGACCTACAACCCGCAAGACACGCTGCTGGGCGGCCCCTTGCCCGGCAGTCCCATCGACCCGGTCGAATCCAAGAACTACGAAATCGGCGTCAAGGGCGAATTGATCCCCGATCGCGTGAACGCGTCGCTGGCCCTCTATCGCATCCAGCGCACGGGCGAAGGCGTGGAGGATCCGCGCTACGAGATGGAGTACGGCATCGCCACCTGCTGCTACGTCAATCAAGGCAAGATCGTCAGCCAGGGCGTCGACCTCGAAATCAGCGGAGAACTGGCCCCCGGGTGGCAACTGACCGCTGGCTACACCTACAACAGCAACGCGGACCGCGACGGCGACACCGGGCGCTACAGTTCCATCACGCCGCGCCATCTGTTCAAGCTATGGAGCAGCTATCGCCTGCCCGGCCAGTTGAACAAATGGCGTATCGGCGGCGGCGTCACGGCGCAAAGCGCGAACTACGTGTCGGGCACCGCGTCCACGTACAACCCCGATTCCGGAAAATGGGACGGCAATGACGTGCCGTTCAAGTTCAGCCAGGCCGGCTATGCCCTCTGGAGCGGGCGAATCGAATATCAGATCGACCCGCGTTGGTCGCTGGCATTGAATGCCAACAACCTGTTCGACAAGCGCTATTACCAGACCGTGGGTTCCAGCGGATTCGGCAATTTCTATGGCGAGCCACGCAATTTCGCCTTGACGCTGCGCGGCAGGTTCTGA
- a CDS encoding FecR family protein: MSTAPHPPTTTDPHDQAAQWFTRVRSGTLRDDERQAFDAWRRADPLHEAAYQEMEDAWKASAAIPEAALRSIIEQRPARAAPAHAARRRLVWGLGLGCAAALAALAVHPEWTSQPPLFQESYATARGERRELLLNDGTVVQMNTGTRLDVRLYAGKRVIDLRSGEAFFTVTHDAERPFFVVTGLARVKVTGTRFNVRSEQDSARIGVEQGSVEVSSDSWWRRAARLAPGQGLMIDARHGITEPEALDVASWAAWRQGKAVFRGNTLAQIIGEMNRYRDQPLILQAERLRDMRIAGVFSIDDNASFLSVLPQLAPVQLLPQADGSILIRAR, encoded by the coding sequence ATGAGCACCGCCCCCCACCCGCCGACCACGACCGATCCGCACGACCAGGCGGCTCAGTGGTTCACGCGCGTCCGATCGGGCACGCTGCGCGATGACGAGCGCCAGGCGTTCGACGCCTGGCGCCGCGCGGATCCTCTGCACGAGGCGGCTTACCAGGAAATGGAAGACGCCTGGAAGGCCAGCGCCGCGATCCCCGAGGCCGCCTTGCGCAGCATCATCGAACAACGGCCGGCCCGCGCGGCGCCCGCGCACGCGGCGCGCCGGCGTCTGGTCTGGGGCCTGGGGCTGGGCTGCGCCGCGGCGCTTGCCGCCCTTGCCGTCCATCCCGAATGGACCAGCCAACCGCCGTTGTTCCAGGAGAGCTACGCGACGGCGCGCGGCGAACGCCGCGAGCTGCTGCTCAACGACGGCACCGTCGTGCAGATGAATACCGGAACCAGGCTGGATGTCAGGCTGTACGCCGGCAAACGCGTCATCGACCTACGTTCCGGCGAGGCATTTTTTACTGTGACGCACGACGCCGAGCGGCCCTTTTTCGTCGTCACCGGACTTGCCCGCGTGAAGGTGACGGGAACGCGCTTCAACGTGCGCAGCGAGCAGGACTCGGCCCGCATCGGCGTCGAACAGGGATCCGTGGAAGTCAGCAGCGACAGTTGGTGGCGCCGCGCGGCCCGGCTCGCACCCGGGCAAGGCCTGATGATAGATGCAAGGCATGGCATCACCGAGCCCGAGGCTCTCGACGTCGCGAGCTGGGCTGCCTGGCGCCAAGGCAAGGCGGTGTTCCGCGGCAATACGCTGGCGCAGATCATCGGCGAAATGAACCGCTACCGCGACCAGCCCTTGATCCTGCAGGCCGAGCGCCTGCGCGATATGCGGATCGCTGGCGTCTTCAGCATTGACGACAACGCGTCGTTCCTGTCCGTGCTGCCGCAGCTTGCGCCGGTGCAACTCCTGCCTCAGGCCGATGGCAGCATTCTGATCCGCGCCAGATGA
- a CDS encoding RNA polymerase sigma factor — protein sequence MRSWTRRGGASHDAQDATQDTVLSILQADATLIRDPRAYLDRSVRNGLARQYQRQARDSHVALHELPEEHQPSGSIDPHNAMRASQLADALLLALEELPLPCRQVFAWHRLEGRSMPDIADQMGLSLSMVEKHMTRAIRHIQARLRQFGS from the coding sequence ATGCGGTCGTGGACCCGCCGCGGCGGCGCGTCGCACGATGCGCAAGACGCCACGCAGGATACGGTGCTGAGCATCCTGCAAGCCGATGCGACCCTGATCCGGGATCCGCGCGCCTATCTGGACCGAAGCGTGCGCAATGGCCTTGCCAGGCAGTATCAGCGGCAAGCGCGCGACTCCCATGTTGCCTTGCATGAACTGCCCGAGGAGCACCAGCCCTCGGGATCGATCGATCCGCACAACGCCATGCGCGCGTCGCAGCTCGCCGACGCGCTGCTGCTGGCGCTTGAAGAACTGCCATTGCCCTGCCGCCAAGTCTTTGCATGGCACCGTCTGGAAGGCCGCAGCATGCCCGATATCGCCGACCAGATGGGCCTGTCCCTGAGCATGGTGGAGAAGCACATGACCCGCGCCATCCGGCACATCCAGGCCCGCCTGCGGCAGTTCGGCTCCTGA